The following is a genomic window from Hydrogenobaculum sp. Y04AAS1.
TTAGTGCAAGCTTTTTTAATAATGATACTCTCAAAAGCCATAAACGTTAACATCTATATAAACATTTATACAATTTTGCTTTCAATTGTTGTTATCATGCTATCTGGTATATGTTTTGCCAGTTTTTCTATGCTAATAGCCTCGATATTTAAAAATGTTGAGAGGTTTATGAGCGTAATTCAAATAATAACGATGCCTATTTTTTTCTCCAGCAGTGCTTTATACCCTATATCTTTGATGCCAAGATGGTTAAAAGTGGTGGCGCTGTTAAATCCCCTTACTTATTCTGTAGAGGGTTTAAGGCTTTTACTTTATAAAAACAGCCTTGATATAAGTATACCTCTTTTGGTGCTTTCTTCCTACAGCATTGTTTTGTTGGTTTTTAGCGCTTATTCTATAAAAAAGCTTGTAAATTGAAATCTCTTAACTAGATTGTTATGATATAATGTTTAGGTAAGGAGAGGTGGCCGAGTGGTCGAAGGCGGCGCCCTGCTAAGGCGTTGTACGGTTAAAGCCGTACCGCAGGTTCGAATCCTGTCCTCTCCGCCATATCTTAACTATTTATGCTTTCTTTCAAACATCCAAGGCATCGGCCCGCAGTAGTAAGGATTTGGATAGGGACAAGCTGGTGGCATATATCCTCCCCAAAGCTCGTATAGGTTGCAGCCTTTTAAATCTTTCCAAGACTGGGCTTGATCTACACATATCTCCATATTTTGTAGCATGTCTATTTTATCGTGTATAACCTCCAAAAGATAGGCTTTTTCTTGGTTTAGCATTATACCATCATCAGCATATGAAGTATTAAATCCTAAAAGCCAAATACCCACTATTAAACCTGCTTTTAAAAGATTTTTCATGTTTAAAACCTCCTATTTAGAATTTAAGCACACATATATGAATATTTGATGAATAGTCTTGTTTTATTTAAAAGATGCTATAATATAATCTCCTATGGAAAAATACGTAATGCTTATGGATATAGATAGATGTATAGGATGTATGTCTTGCGAAGTGGCCTGCAAGCAAGAAAAGGGCCTTTTCCAAGAAGGACCAAGACCCATGAAGGTACTTAGATTTGAACATTACGAAGAAGAACAGATTTCTTACTTTATGCCTATGAACTGTTTTCACTGCGATGTAGCCCCTTGTGTATACGCTTGTCCCACTTCAGCTATGACAAAAAGAGATGACGGTCTTGTGTTTGTGAGGGATAACCTTTGTATAGGCTGTAAAGCTTGTATAATAGCCTGTCCTTACGGGGCTATAAGCTTTAACCCAGAAACTGAAAAAGTGGTAAAGTGTGATTTTTGTATAAACAGACTTGAAAAAGGGCTTTTACCCTCTTGTGTAACCAAGTGCACTACAAATTGCCTTTACTTTGTAAAAGTAGATTATCCTATACCTCAAAAACACATTTCCAAAAGCTTTGATGTTTACAATGAATTTAGACTGCAAGAAGTATAATATTACAGACAACTCTAAAGAGGTAGATAAAAATACGGTATTTTTTGCTATAAGAGGAGTTTCAAAAGACGGTCATGATTTTATAGAAGAAGCCATTGAAAAAGGAGCTCCTTACGTTGTAGCAGAAAAACCTTTTAAGGATTTTAAAAATATAATAGTAGTAGAAGATTCTAAAAAAGCTTTTGGAGAGTGTGTAAAAGCTCATTTTGACAACCCAGATGAACATCTGAAGGTCATAGGTGTCACAGGGACCAACGGCAAAACAAGCACCACACATATAATACACGCTATTTTGTCTCAAAAATATAAAGGTGGTATCATTGGTACCATGTATTATAAATTGGGAAATGAGGTTATAGAGGCCCCAAACACGACCCCAGGTGTGAAAACGTGGTTTAGCCTTTTATCAAAAGCCAAAGAAAAAGGGCTTGATTTTGTGGCGGCAGAAGTATCTTCTCACGCTTTGGATCAACTCAGGGTTTATCCTACAAAGTTTTTTGCCACTGTCTTTACAAATCTTACCCAAGATCATCTTGATTATCATAAGACCATGGAAAACTATTTCAACGCCAAAAGAAGGCTTTTTAAAGATTATGAGTATGAGGTTTGTGTTTTAAATATAGACGATGATTACGGTAGCATGCTTTATGAGGAGTTTAAAGACAAAGCTATAACTTATGGGTATTCGGAAAACGCCCATCTAAAGATAGATTATTTTGATCAAGAAAACAAGGTTTTTGGCTTTTACTATAAAAATAAACATTATGAGATTAAGACAAACCTAAAAGGGGATTTTCAAGCTTACAACATGGGAGCAAGTATACTTCTTGGCTTTTATATGGGGTTTGATATAGAGGAGATTCAAAGAGGTATTCTTTCTTTAAGCTCAATACCAGGAAGGTTTGAAACGATAGAGTT
Proteins encoded in this region:
- a CDS encoding ABC transporter permease, producing MWFLAFIRGSFVILEIELRKMIRQKVDIITRAFQPLIWILLFGNVFKNIKSIPIKGDYLSFMTPGILAQSVMFVSFFYGISLIWDKDQGQITRFLSAPIPYSSITTGKAIFSGVRSLVQAFLIMILSKAINVNIYINIYTILLSIVVIMLSGICFASFSMLIASIFKNVERFMSVIQIITMPIFFSSSALYPISLMPRWLKVVALLNPLTYSVEGLRLLLYKNSLDISIPLLVLSSYSIVLLVFSAYSIKKLVN
- a CDS encoding 4Fe-4S dicluster domain-containing protein — encoded protein: MLMDIDRCIGCMSCEVACKQEKGLFQEGPRPMKVLRFEHYEEEQISYFMPMNCFHCDVAPCVYACPTSAMTKRDDGLVFVRDNLCIGCKACIIACPYGAISFNPETEKVVKCDFCINRLEKGLLPSCVTKCTTNCLYFVKVDYPIPQKHISKSFDVYNEFRLQEV
- a CDS encoding UDP-N-acetylmuramoyl-L-alanyl-D-glutamate--2,6-diaminopimelate ligase, coding for MNLDCKKYNITDNSKEVDKNTVFFAIRGVSKDGHDFIEEAIEKGAPYVVAEKPFKDFKNIIVVEDSKKAFGECVKAHFDNPDEHLKVIGVTGTNGKTSTTHIIHAILSQKYKGGIIGTMYYKLGNEVIEAPNTTPGVKTWFSLLSKAKEKGLDFVAAEVSSHALDQLRVYPTKFFATVFTNLTQDHLDYHKTMENYFNAKRRLFKDYEYEVCVLNIDDDYGSMLYEEFKDKAITYGYSENAHLKIDYFDQENKVFGFYYKNKHYEIKTNLKGDFQAYNMGASILLGFYMGFDIEEIQRGILSLSSIPGRFETIELNGVKVVIDYAHTPDALEKLLKTAKAITKNRLICVFGAGGNRDKTKRPKMGKIASELSDISIITSDNPRFEESMDIIKDILEGIDPSKGPMVEEDRKKAIALALDIALDGDVVVIAGKGHEDYQEIKGVKYHFSDKEEVLKYKNNT